In the genome of Deinococcus deserti VCD115, one region contains:
- a CDS encoding GNAT family N-acetyltransferase: MRWRAAGPQDAGAIAFHRYREDADEAERDVYASWVRAALEREVYVGFLASTQGGEVVAGAGLLVLEWGPSRGDPQPYRARVVNIWTHPDWRRQGLAREGVLACLDAARQRGVTRLSLGTTAAAQGLYASLGFRGSATEMTLVL, encoded by the coding sequence GTGAGGTGGCGTGCAGCAGGTCCACAGGATGCCGGCGCCATCGCGTTTCACCGTTATCGCGAGGACGCAGACGAGGCAGAGCGCGACGTCTACGCCAGCTGGGTCAGGGCCGCGCTGGAACGTGAGGTGTACGTCGGCTTTCTGGCTAGTACGCAGGGTGGTGAGGTCGTGGCCGGAGCCGGGCTGCTGGTGCTGGAATGGGGGCCGTCGCGAGGTGACCCCCAGCCCTACCGGGCGAGAGTCGTCAATATCTGGACGCATCCGGACTGGCGGCGCCAGGGTCTGGCGCGTGAGGGAGTGCTGGCCTGCCTGGATGCCGCCCGCCAGCGGGGCGTGACGCGGCTGAGCCTGGGCACCACGGCTGCTGCCCAGGGGCTCTACGCCAGCCTGGGGTTCCGGGGTAGTGCTACGGAGATGACACTGGTGCTGTAA
- the msrB gene encoding peptide-methionine (R)-S-oxide reductase MsrB, with amino-acid sequence MSKADFRKPADAELRERLTPIQYQVTQHEGTERAYTGEYWDHTEEGIYVDVVSGEPLFSSRDKYDAGCGWPSFTRPIQNMSLTENTDYKIGYPRTEVRSPVADSHLGHVFPDGPQEHGGLRYCINSASLRFVPVGQLEAEGYADYLPLFR; translated from the coding sequence ATGAGCAAAGCTGACTTCCGGAAGCCCGCCGACGCCGAACTGCGTGAGCGACTGACGCCTATCCAGTATCAGGTCACGCAGCACGAGGGCACCGAGCGGGCCTACACCGGCGAGTACTGGGATCACACCGAGGAAGGCATCTATGTGGATGTGGTGTCGGGCGAACCGCTGTTCAGCTCACGCGACAAATATGACGCTGGCTGTGGCTGGCCCAGCTTCACGCGGCCAATCCAGAACATGTCGCTGACGGAGAACACCGACTACAAGATCGGCTACCCCCGGACAGAGGTCCGCTCCCCGGTGGCGGACTCGCACCTGGGACACGTGTTTCCTGACGGCCCTCAGGAGCATGGCGGCCTGCGCTACTGCATCAATTCCGCGTCCCTGCGTTTTGTGCCGGTGGGCCAGCTGGAAGCCGAAGGGTACGCCGACTACCTGCCACTGTTCCGCTGA
- a CDS encoding VOC family protein — MHIETLILPTRQLETQRRFYTQTLGLTTKHETPTSVTFRTGTTRLTWQQDDLCSGFYHLAWDIAPTQVEAAERWLLARVKLLAAPDGQTRFPPGGNWNTTTLYFEDPAEHILEFVARHDSADRASRPFGAHALQRLSEFGVVVLDVNAAVDSLSRFNGGSDTFTPLGSHEGMLIVVRDGRGWFPTGRGQQFRLNSS; from the coding sequence ATGCATATTGAGACGCTGATTCTGCCAACCCGCCAGCTTGAGACTCAGCGCCGTTTTTATACGCAGACGCTGGGGCTGACTACCAAGCACGAAACACCCACCAGCGTGACCTTCCGCACCGGCACCACGCGGCTGACCTGGCAGCAGGATGACCTGTGCAGCGGTTTCTACCACCTGGCCTGGGATATTGCGCCGACGCAGGTCGAGGCCGCCGAACGCTGGCTGCTGGCACGGGTGAAGCTGCTGGCCGCGCCGGATGGCCAGACCCGCTTTCCACCCGGCGGAAACTGGAACACCACCACTCTGTATTTCGAGGACCCGGCTGAACATATTCTTGAATTCGTCGCGCGGCACGATAGCGCCGATAGGGCTTCGCGGCCTTTCGGAGCGCATGCCCTGCAGCGTCTCAGTGAGTTCGGTGTGGTGGTTCTGGATGTCAACGCAGCAGTTGACAGCCTGAGCCGCTTCAACGGGGGCAGCGACACCTTCACTCCGCTGGGCAGTCACGAAGGCATGCTGATCGTGGTGCGGGACGGCCGGGGATGGTTTCCCACGGGACGGGGCCAGCAGTTCCGGTTGAATTCCAGCTGA
- a CDS encoding CAP domain-containing protein: MATGSRRLFAFPTLLLALTACSANTPVASPVASPAPAVPAPVAPTPPQTPPAGGAFTDRVLSLSNAARSQPRTCGTTSHAAAPALSANAQLNQAAQGHASDMAARNYFSHTSLDGRTMADRINATGYRWSTIGENIAAGQATPEEVVSGWLSSPGHCRNIMNPAFRELGVSHVQGGSYGHYWVQNFGASF, translated from the coding sequence ATGGCCACAGGCTCCCGCCGACTTTTCGCTTTCCCCACACTGCTGCTGGCCCTCACGGCCTGTAGTGCCAATACACCAGTTGCGTCCCCTGTTGCTTCTCCCGCACCTGCTGTCCCTGCACCGGTCGCTCCGACACCACCACAAACACCTCCTGCTGGCGGCGCATTCACGGACCGTGTCCTGAGCCTGTCCAACGCTGCACGCAGCCAGCCCCGCACCTGCGGCACGACCAGCCACGCTGCGGCGCCGGCGCTGAGCGCCAATGCACAGCTGAATCAGGCGGCTCAGGGGCACGCCAGCGATATGGCCGCCCGCAACTACTTCAGCCATACTAGCCTGGACGGCCGGACCATGGCCGACCGTATCAACGCAACAGGGTACCGCTGGAGCACCATCGGGGAAAACATTGCCGCTGGGCAGGCCACCCCGGAGGAAGTCGTCAGCGGCTGGCTGAGCAGCCCGGGCCACTGCCGCAACATCATGAACCCGGCCTTCCGGGAACTGGGCGTCAGCCACGTTCAAGGCGGCAGCTATGGTCATTACTGGGTACAGAACTTCGGCGCCTCGTTCTGA
- the soxR gene encoding redox-sensitive transcriptional activator SoxR produces MSVPDDVDLSLLWSPGELARRSGLAVSALHFYERQGLIRSCRTSGNQRRYPRETLRRLAFIRAAQRVGLPLADIRAALETLPGERTPTAADWAALSAHWHAELDARIAVLGRLRSELSSCIGCGCLSLERCALVNPDDICGHQRPGHNALLDPPGAL; encoded by the coding sequence ATGTCTGTTCCCGATGATGTCGATCTGTCCCTGTTATGGAGCCCTGGTGAGCTGGCCAGACGCAGCGGCCTGGCTGTTTCAGCGCTGCATTTCTATGAACGTCAGGGCCTGATCCGCAGCTGCCGCACATCCGGAAATCAGCGGCGCTATCCGCGTGAGACCCTGCGCCGTCTGGCCTTTATCCGGGCCGCCCAACGCGTCGGCCTGCCCCTGGCCGATATTCGCGCTGCCCTTGAAACGCTTCCTGGCGAGCGTACGCCCACGGCTGCAGACTGGGCTGCTCTCTCGGCGCACTGGCACGCGGAACTCGATGCCCGGATCGCGGTGCTTGGCCGCCTGCGCTCGGAGCTGAGTAGCTGCATCGGGTGTGGTTGCCTGTCGCTTGAACGCTGCGCACTGGTGAACCCGGATGACATCTGTGGCCATCAGCGCCCAGGGCACAACGCGCTGCTTGACCCGCCGGGCGCCTTGTGA
- a CDS encoding ATP-binding protein — translation MTALAKARTLGELLESPEYAGRRPFDGRVRLVQDEVRDNLTRKLRSGEELFPGVVGYDETVIPQLINALLARQNFILLGLRGQAKSRILRAITGLLDEVVPVIDGVDMPDDPLNPVGAEGRHLLEAHGLELPVRWLPRADRFVEKLATPDVTVADLIGDVDPIKAARLGTSLGDTRSMHFGLLPRANRGIFAVNELADLAPKVQVALFNILQEGDVQIKGYPIRLELDVMLVFSANPEDYTARGKIVTPLKDRIGSEIRTHYPTDVRQGMEITAQEAVRAEGIIVPPFIAELIEEIAFQAREDGRVDKLSGVSQRLPISLMELGAANAERRSLVAGDAPVVRVSDVYAGLPAITGKMELEYEGELKGADNVARDVIRKAAGVVYARHYGSADTRELEKWFDQGNVFRFPQGGDAASALKAADEVPGLTALAAEVAGSADDAVRAAAAEFILEGLYGRKKLSRAEELYAAPEPELKQGRGGRWN, via the coding sequence ATGACTGCACTTGCAAAAGCCAGGACGCTGGGGGAATTACTCGAGTCGCCGGAGTATGCGGGGCGCCGGCCTTTTGACGGCCGGGTCCGGCTGGTGCAGGACGAGGTACGCGACAACCTGACCCGCAAGCTCAGAAGCGGCGAGGAGCTGTTCCCGGGCGTGGTCGGTTACGACGAAACCGTGATTCCGCAGCTGATCAACGCCCTGCTGGCCCGCCAGAACTTTATTCTGCTGGGCCTGCGCGGCCAGGCCAAGAGCCGCATCCTGCGCGCCATCACTGGGCTACTGGACGAGGTTGTACCGGTCATTGACGGCGTGGACATGCCCGACGATCCCCTGAACCCGGTGGGCGCCGAAGGGCGGCACCTGCTCGAAGCTCACGGGCTGGAGTTGCCGGTCCGCTGGCTGCCGCGCGCGGACCGCTTTGTGGAGAAACTGGCCACGCCCGACGTCACGGTCGCCGACCTAATCGGGGACGTGGACCCCATCAAGGCGGCCCGGCTGGGCACCAGCCTGGGGGATACACGCAGCATGCACTTCGGGCTGCTGCCGCGCGCCAACCGCGGGATTTTTGCCGTGAACGAACTGGCAGACCTGGCGCCCAAGGTACAGGTTGCGCTGTTCAACATCCTTCAGGAAGGGGACGTGCAGATCAAGGGCTACCCGATCCGCCTGGAGCTCGACGTCATGCTGGTCTTCTCGGCCAACCCGGAAGACTACACCGCGCGCGGCAAGATCGTCACGCCGCTCAAGGACCGCATCGGCAGTGAAATTCGTACGCACTACCCCACAGACGTGCGTCAGGGTATGGAAATCACTGCCCAGGAAGCCGTGCGGGCCGAGGGCATCATTGTGCCGCCCTTTATTGCCGAGCTGATCGAAGAAATTGCTTTCCAGGCCCGTGAGGACGGCCGCGTGGACAAGCTCAGCGGGGTTTCGCAGCGCCTGCCGATCTCTCTGATGGAACTGGGCGCCGCCAACGCCGAACGCCGCAGCCTGGTTGCCGGTGACGCCCCGGTGGTGCGGGTCAGCGACGTGTACGCCGGACTGCCCGCCATTACCGGCAAGATGGAGCTGGAGTACGAAGGCGAGCTCAAAGGGGCGGACAACGTTGCCCGTGATGTGATTCGCAAGGCGGCCGGAGTGGTCTACGCGCGGCACTACGGCAGCGCGGACACCCGTGAGCTGGAAAAATGGTTTGATCAGGGCAACGTGTTCCGCTTCCCCCAGGGTGGGGACGCTGCCAGCGCCCTGAAAGCCGCCGATGAGGTTCCCGGGCTGACTGCTCTGGCCGCCGAGGTCGCTGGCAGTGCCGATGACGCCGTGCGCGCCGCCGCGGCCGAATTTATCCTTGAGGGGCTGTATGGCCGCAAGAAACTCAGCCGCGCCGAGGAACTGTACGCTGCGCCGGAGCCGGAACTGAAGCAGGGCCGTGGGGGCCGCTGGAACTGA
- a CDS encoding acyl-CoA carboxylase subunit beta, with product MTQPGVELQELIAAMEQRRHKVEQGGGPERQKKQKEGGKLTARERIEHLLDPGSFLEMSTFVEHGRNRLMEGVDAPGEGVVTGRGTIDGRQVFVFSQDFTVLGGSLGKMNASKVTKIMDLAAKTGCPVIGLNDSAGARIQEGVDSLSGYGEIFYRNAIYSGSVPQISAILGPCAGGAVYSPALTDFILMSRGTSYMFITGPEVIKSVTREEVTFDTLGGADVHTRKSGVAHLAYDGDEAVLDGVRDLLGYLPQNAREHPPVKPTQDPPNRSNERLLELVTPDQRKPYAMHDVIRELVDEGTFLEIQPDWAKNMLVGFARLGGQSVGIVANNPKSMAGTLNIDASDKAARFIRTCDCYNIPILTLVDVTGFLPGTQQEYGGIIRHGAKMLYAYAEASVPKVTLITRKSYGGAYLAMNSRDMGADVVYAWPIAAVAVMGAEGAANIVYRRDINSSDNPEATRAQKIAEYKEAFDNPYVAAAKGYIDDVIPMEETRARLIQTFEMLRNKEETRPYKKHGNMPL from the coding sequence ATGACCCAACCCGGTGTGGAACTGCAGGAACTTATTGCGGCCATGGAGCAGCGCCGCCACAAGGTCGAACAGGGCGGCGGCCCCGAGCGCCAGAAAAAGCAGAAGGAAGGCGGCAAGCTGACCGCCCGCGAGCGCATCGAGCATCTGCTGGACCCGGGCAGTTTCCTGGAGATGAGCACCTTCGTCGAGCACGGCCGTAACCGCCTGATGGAAGGCGTGGACGCGCCGGGCGAAGGGGTCGTGACCGGGCGGGGCACCATCGACGGCCGTCAGGTGTTCGTGTTTTCGCAGGACTTCACGGTGCTGGGCGGCTCGTTGGGCAAGATGAACGCCAGCAAGGTCACCAAGATCATGGATCTGGCGGCCAAGACCGGCTGCCCGGTCATTGGCCTGAACGACAGCGCTGGCGCGCGTATTCAGGAGGGGGTGGACTCGCTGAGCGGTTATGGAGAGATCTTCTACCGCAACGCCATCTACAGCGGCAGCGTGCCGCAGATCAGTGCCATTCTGGGACCCTGCGCAGGTGGAGCGGTGTATAGCCCGGCGCTGACGGACTTCATCCTGATGAGCCGGGGCACCAGCTACATGTTCATCACCGGTCCTGAGGTGATTAAAAGCGTCACGCGTGAAGAAGTGACCTTCGATACGCTGGGCGGAGCCGACGTGCATACCCGAAAGAGCGGCGTGGCGCACCTGGCCTACGACGGCGACGAAGCGGTGCTGGACGGAGTGCGTGACCTGCTGGGGTACCTGCCCCAGAACGCCCGCGAACACCCGCCGGTCAAACCCACCCAGGACCCCCCGAACCGGAGCAATGAGCGCCTGCTGGAACTGGTCACGCCCGATCAGCGCAAGCCCTACGCCATGCATGACGTGATCCGTGAACTGGTGGACGAGGGCACGTTCCTGGAGATTCAGCCGGACTGGGCCAAGAACATGCTGGTGGGTTTTGCGCGCCTGGGCGGGCAGTCGGTGGGTATTGTTGCCAACAACCCCAAGAGCATGGCAGGCACGCTGAATATCGACGCGTCGGACAAGGCCGCGCGCTTTATCCGCACCTGCGACTGCTACAACATTCCGATCCTGACCCTGGTAGACGTGACAGGTTTCCTGCCCGGAACCCAGCAGGAATACGGTGGGATCATCCGCCACGGCGCCAAGATGCTCTACGCCTACGCCGAGGCCAGCGTGCCCAAGGTCACCCTGATTACCCGCAAGAGCTACGGCGGCGCGTACCTGGCCATGAACAGCCGTGATATGGGAGCGGATGTCGTGTACGCCTGGCCGATTGCCGCTGTGGCCGTGATGGGCGCCGAGGGAGCCGCCAATATCGTCTACAGGCGCGACATTAATTCCAGTGACAACCCGGAAGCCACCCGGGCGCAGAAGATCGCCGAGTACAAGGAAGCCTTCGACAATCCCTACGTGGCTGCCGCCAAGGGCTATATCGACGACGTGATTCCCATGGAGGAAACCCGCGCCCGCCTGATTCAGACCTTCGAGATGCTGCGCAACAAAGAAGAGACCCGGCCCTATAAGAAGCACGGCAATATGCCGCTCTGA